Within the Nicotiana tabacum cultivar K326 chromosome 11, ASM71507v2, whole genome shotgun sequence genome, the region GAAACCCTGAGAAAGCGCATCACAATTGTTTAGGTATCAGGGGGGCAACTTTGTACATTCTGCGGCCATCCCAGCTTGTTGTTTCACGCCTTCTTTCCTGGAAGGAACGAATAGAGGTTTTGCATAAAGGAGGTGACTGGACGAGTGCGCTGAACATGGCAATGTCTCTTTATGATGGTCGAGCACAAGCAGTTATTGACCTTCCAAGTAATTTGGATGATGTTCAGAAGACTCTTATACCATATCTTGTACAGTTGCTGTTGTCATATGTAGATGAGGTATTCTCCTACATAGCAGTGGCATCTGGCAACCAACATGGACAGTCAGGCCAATCAAATGAATCTAAGTATGATGCTAACTTTGTGCATCCTGATATTAAGGAGCAGTACACTGTGGTTGGTGGTGTTTCCGTTGAATTCTGTCTTCATATCAAGAGACTTGATGTTCTATTTGATGAAATTTTTCCGAAGTTTGACGCTGTGAATCACAAGGGTATGTTGCAATGTGTTTAGACTTCAACTTCCTGCAGTATGTCTCATGTCAACTATTTGCAAGCTTGCTTCTGCGTTTGATGCCTCCTTGATGAAAAAGAAAATTGCTTATCATAAAAACTGTAAAATATTAGTGATGGCTCCAGTACCATAGTGAATTAACTAGGTTAACGATTTATGAGGAACTGATTATAATAGGGTGAGCATATTGTTAAGCAGAGAGTTTGAATCGAAGGGACAAACCATAGTTTGAATGAACAGTTATTTCACGTCTGTTTGGTAACTTTTTCTTTCCCCCCAGTCTCCACCTTTCTCCTGCCtactaaaacaaattaaaaaaaattcttccaGAAACTAGTTATATATGGATAGGAAAAATAGGGAAAACTGATGCGTATTGGAGCCCCAACGGATTGGCCTTGTAGTCCCTGGTCTGACAACCTTGAAAGTTCAATTTCTGACAGAGGCGACACACAGTAAATTCTTCTCATCTGCTTAAGACTTAGCCAGCAAAGTTACCGGTTCCTGTGCTGGTGGGAGTTAGTAGGTACATGAAAGATTAGTTGGTCTGCTCAGGCTAGTTTGGACACCACTGTTATTAGAAAAGATAATAGAATAGAGACGTTTAACAGATTGTTATTTAATCCTTTAATTCCATTCGTGTTCCCCTAATGGAAGTCTGGGCTTTTACTCTTCTTATTTTACTCCAATTTGCAACATGTGTTATCGTGATGAAGTTAATAGTCTGTTCAAACTATATGTTTTCATGTACAGATACTTTTTTGGAGCTTCTGGAGCCATATATTTTGAAAGACATGCTAGGATCTTTACCACCTGAGGTATTTCCGTGGTTTTGATTTGTGACGAACTTTTGAATTGGGTTTTTTTACACTCTTATTACTTTACTGTGTCACTGTTGCACACTTGCTTTGTGGTTCATTTATCAAATTTTATAATATTGCTGTTGATCTACTTTGATCTGTTATTGCTGAAGATAATGCAAGCACTAGTGGAGCACTACAGCACTAAAGGTTGGTTACAGCGTGTTGAACAGTGTGTCCTCCACATGGACATGTTGTCCCTGGATTTCAATCAGGTATTGCTGCATGTTTTATACCCGTCATCTAAGTTGCTTGGACACAGGGGTGGGTGTCCAATACGGGTGCGGATTCTTCaagatgtaaattctaagattcggggataCGGATCCTAGTATGGATACGGGTACGGAgatccggctaaaaataattcaaaaaaataaaaatataaaaatatctctaaattatgagaaattttgtggaatacttacgtATAGCTTGTAAAGTATGGACTTCTTTTTTATTCACAAATTATAGATAAGTAATggattgatttcctagataagatatgctattttcttcaaatttaccctagtttGGTCCTGATTTCAGGAATCAAATTGCATCTCGTCTCGAATTTTTCCGTCGTgatcaaagtacccaaaattgtttgaccaaattCGGTACGGATCCCATGCCCATACCCATACTAGTGTCATGTCGACACGGATGCGGCACCTAAACTGCCGTGTTGGAGCAACTTAGCCCGTCATGAATGTTTTGGTTAATAAGACAGAAGTGCAAAGGAGATTGTCCTTAAACAGGGAAAATATTGCATATAAAAAGTTGCATGAACGAAATAAAGCTTGCATAATAGGCTTGATCTGCAATtgttttttctctctttcctGTGAATTTGTTGGgctttaactgttaaattttaatCTACTTTGTAGGTTGTTCGCCTATGCAGGGAGCATATGCTGCATGGTGCATTGATCTACTTGTTCAATAAAGGTCTTGATGATTTTAGGACTCCCTTGGAAGAGCTCTTTTTTATTTTGCGGGATAGCAAAAGAGAAAGTGCTACTGCTCTTGGGTAAGTTGATAAATGTGTATAATTGTTTGAACATGTCTCATAACTTCTACAAATTTAATGCCCCCATCTAATGTAAATTTCTGCTAGAGTAGGTGATCCGCTTCCTAAAGTTTCATCCATTTTTTGACATCTTTTGAAATGTACTTGGTGTTTCAAGTAAACAAACTTCACTTTCTTTGTGGAAACAGGTATAAGATGCTCGTTTACCTCAAGTACTGCTTCCAAGGTCTTGCTTTTCCTCCAGGTTGGTCTGCTGTAACTTATACACAATTAAATTTGAGATGGTTTAGCGCTTGATAAACTTCTTTTTCTATGCTTGCTTGAACAGTAAACTGCCGTTAGTTATTCCGTGCTTTAATAGATTGATAACAGAAGAAAaaggaaacagtctctctgcccttACAGGGCAGGAGTAAGGCTGCATACATCCTACCCTCTCCAGACCGcactttgttgttgttgataccaGAAGAAAAAGGGTTATATTTTGGGTTTCACTTCCTAGCAACTCTATTATTTTTCTCTATTGTGGTGGTCGATTCTTGTGATATCAGttaaatttgaaagatttgacggTTAGTTCAACTGAGGAAACGAGCTCGATTAAAAAAAATATGGAACTGTCAAATGTTGTATGCACATGTGATGTTAAAACATTCAGCTTCACGTATTTTAAGGGCTATTGAATGCATTTGACATTTCCCTTGTTTGTGTGAGCATTAAAGCCGTCGAGGAGACAATTACTTTGGTTGGTATATGGTTGTGTTGGTTTCTTTTGTTTGAAGAAGCTGAAGTACTTTAAGGAGAAGTTTTTGGATAGATAGTAGTTCATGGAGAAGTTGAAGGATAGGAGCAAGAGATTTTAGGGACTTATAAACTGGGATAAAGGTGTTACAGAGTCTTGAGAAAGTTAAAAGATGAGAGGAATATTCCCTCAAGACATATGGGGCTATTTTCAAAATCAATTTCCATAGTTTTTCTATTTCCGTTACATATTTTCCCACAATATCCACCGTGACATGTTGCATTGCCTATATCCTATTCTATTTTCATATTTAGTCTTTGAAGACTGGCACAGTAGATCTCCTAATGATATATGCACCTCGGCATCTTGTCCAGGGGAGAAACAAGGACTGGGGATGGGGAGTTTATGCTGAAGATAATGAAACTTTAATTAAAAAGATTTTTTAGCTATTCtgcatttctgtttttttttctataTGAGAAAAGTGTATTGAAAAACAGTACAAAGGCTGTGCTGGAGCCATATTTGCAATACAAAACATTAAAAAGGTGTCGTTTTCATCTTACAAGGACTCAATAATCTCTATTAAAGGTTGAGCATCTTCTAAAAAGCTTTCTTTACACCAAAAGTGAAACAGAAATATATAATTCATTTTGATTTTCTGTATTAAATTACTGCTTCCTTCTGAGCATCTTGCATTTCTTTCCCTCCATATCGTCCACCATATGCATGCTGGAGTTGTTTTCCACCGCTTCTCTCTGCTTCTTGTGTGGACCTTCCTGTGGTATTTTTACACGCTATCTTTTACTTAGCTGTGCCTTTTGTGTTTAGCCTCAAGCAATTGATGATGAACTGTGTTGCAGGGCGTGGAACTCTCCCTCCCACACGTGTGCCGTCTCTTAAAAGAGAGCTTGTGCAATTTTTGTTGGAGGAAGCGAGTTCTCCAAATTCTTCTACAGCAATGTGCTTACCATACAGTGTACCGCACCCAAACCTGCTCTCTCTGTTAGAGCTCGACACAGAGGCCACCTTAGATGTTTTCCGATATGCATTTGTAGAAGGTGGAAACGAAAGTTTCAGTCCTGCATGGAATCCAGCTAATTTAAAGACGGAAACAACTGAAATAGACATTTTAGCTATCGAAGGCGAAAACTTAGTTCAGAAAGTAGTAGATGTTCTTGCTGCCATTCTTGATATGAGTTATTTCCAAACTGGTGGTTCTTTTAACAGTAAAGATGAAAGATGTACCGACATTTGGCCTACAAAAAAAGATATTGAGTACATATTagattttatttccttttttattacCTTTGAAAAAGCTACGGTTTCAAAAGATACCCTTCGTCAAATTCTTGAGTACCTGACACTGGGGAACGAAACTTACCCCAATGTGTCTGGGCGGATtgttgaaaccttcaacagaagaCAGAAGCAACTGACTGCACTGTTAGAAGTTTTGCCAGAGGAAGACTGGGATGCACATTACTTACTGAATTTATGTGAGAGGGGTCAACTGCATCAGGTACTTTTCTTTGTTAACTGTTTCTTTTCCTCTCTCTTCTATCATGTATCAACAAATTCAATTTATTTAAGAGGACATGCTTATTATTTTAGGTCTGCGGCTTAATTCATGCCATCCGACATCAGTATCTTTCTGCTTTGGACAGTTATATGAAAGCTGTTGATGAGCCTATTCTTGCTTTCATATTTATTGATAGCATGTTGCGGCAACCGAGAGGCAAAGAATCTGATGCTTTTAGATCAGCAGTCATTTCTCGAATCCCAGATCTACTCAAGTTGAACAGGTTGCTATACAATTCCACAAAGCTTGTCCTTCATAGTCAAGCTGGATTTTCATGAGATGAAGTTCATTCTATGCAAGCGACACGTTATTTAACCTATTATTTTAGAGGAGAATCACATGGTGCTGGAATATCTTTGCTAACTTTGGTATTCTGCAGGGAAGGAACCTTTTTTCTGATTGTCAATCATTTAGGAGAGGAGAAGGATTACATTTTGTCTCAGCTGCGGTCTAATCCGGAAAGTCTTTTCCTTTATCTGAAGGCGCTCATTGAAGTTCATTCAACAGGCACCCTAAACTTCTCTTCTCTAAGAAAAGATAATGCTTCAGACTTTCGTGGAAGCAAGAAACTTATGTCGTCTGAAGTCTACCTGGAAAGCTTGTCTGACTTACCTAAGCTCCTGCAGAATTATCCAATTCACATAACTGATGAAATGACAGAGCTTTATATTGAGGTGAGTATTGTTCTCAACTGAGTAATGTGTACATCGAAACTTGTTCAGGGGCATCTTTTACTCCTTCGCATGAATATAAGTTACTTGCTTTTATTACAGTTACATATTTTCAGCCTTCTGTCACTCTCTCCTGTATATATAAGTTTGGCTTATGTGCTGTCCTAATGCCAAGTCTTTCCTAGGCGCCCTCCCTTGTTTACTCACATCCTTGCTCCTATCCTGTACCTTCTGCAAAATAATTCAACATATTATCAGAAAAGCTGCCTTTGGATGTTCTGAGCAACAGTCAAATGTTGTCTAAACATAGAAGAAAAGTTTGTTTCGTACTGACCTTTTGATCTGGTACTCATACATTGGTAAAAACGCTCCATATTAGAGGTCTACCCTTTAGCCTATATAGGTAAGAGAGCCTTTCTACTTCACTTTCTTTTCCTTCAACTTTAGCTTATCGAGCATGAACTTTTCTCCTGATATGCCCTGTCTTGATGGAATacctcctctcttttttttttaatcaagtaAGTGGAGTTTCACTGAAAATGCCTCAAGAGGATGCTAAAAATTACAGCAGAGAGCAAAAGAGAGAAGCTCCTACATGGTGCTTTGCTATATGTTGTCTAAGGAGCTCAAAGtcaaaaaactgataaaaattaTTAGCATGGAATCTACACCAGCAAAAAACGTTTACAAGGCATCTAGGttttagaatatttttttataaGGACCATCAAATCATCTGCAATTTCTTTCAGTCCATAAGCACCAAAAAGTGCAAGCTGGTACCATCTGCCATATCTTCCGGATGGACTTACTTTCCACTGCCTCCAACTTCTGTAGGCTTCTTTGATTTGAAAGGGCATTAGCCAGTGTACCCCAAAAGGCAGAAGAACATACTTCATATCTCTCTAGCTATCTGACAGTGAAGTAGGAGGTGACATGTCAGATGCTATAGGCACATATAGCATCTACTGCTGAGAGGCTTCTTATCAAATTTTCATGTGTTAAACAACCACCAGATAAGGCTATCCAACTGAAGCAAGCTATTTTGGTAGGATTTTTGACCTTCTACACTATCTTCCATGTCACTCTTCTATGACTCTGCTGCTGCTGGACATATCGAAGTAGCAGCATTTCACAGTAAAAATACCACTGTTACCACAACTCCACCCCAACTTACATCATGAGGGGGTTGACTGTTACTTCTAGCCTTGATAGAAGATTTACTACTTCCTCCAGTTCCCTGTCATGAATATTTCTTCTGAATAGTACGTTCCAGTTGCCTTCTACTCTACAATGACTTACAGCAGCATGTGGGGATGAGGGCAAAAGGTATAGGTTCTGGAAATTCCTCTTCTAAAGAGTTATTTCTAAGCCATCTATCTTCCCAGAACCTGGCATATTTACTATTACATATCTTGAATGAGTGTTTTGGCTAAATTCATCCCACAACTAACTGATGTATTTTCCATGGACCCTCTCTTTTGCCTCCAGCAGATATGATCGACTACTTGTCAGCCTATTTCTTTAGAGCTATCTTAGTTTATATTCTCAGTCAGTGTTTTATTGCATCTAAATATAGTAATCTGGCAGTTTTGGTACAATCCCCTGCTGTTAGTGATAATAACTACCAGATTGTGTTGTAAAAACCAGAGTATATAGCTTTTCTTGAAAGTCTGCTTCAGAATAAGAGCTCTGCAGGACCTTCATGCTTTACAACTAAGGCTTTAAATGAAAGTGGCTTCTTTCCATGTCAAAAAGAAGCCACTTCCATTTAGAGCCTTAGTTGTGAAGCATGACTTAGGTCCTGCAGATGCAGTTTAGTCTTATACTGCCATTTAAGTCCAATATCTTCCTTATACAATTTCTTTTGTGTAGCTGTTATGTAGGTATGAGCCTAAGTCAGTCCTTGGATTTTTGGAGACTTTTGAAAGCTATAGGGTGGAACGCTGCTTGCGTTTGTGCCAGGAGTATGGAATTGTTGATGCAGCTGCTTTCTTGTTAGAAAGGGTTGGTGACATTGGAAGTGCCCTTTTGCTTGTTATATCTACACTTAATGAAAAATTCATCCTGCTTGATACTGCTGTTGAAAGTAAACACTGTGATGCAGCTCCCGAGCATTTCAAAGCTATTTTAAGCAAGAAAGAGGTTTTTTTCCCTCTTATACTCTTTTATGATAAGGTTTGTCTTGTTAGCTCTAGTCCTTCAACATCTTATTCTCTTGCAGGTCACTGACATACTAGATATTTTGCGCACTTGTATTGGACTGTGCCAGAGAAACAGCCCCCGATTGGACCCTGATGAAGCAGAAAGTCTCTGGTTTCAATTGCTTGATTCGTAAGCCAATTTCCTTTATTTGCTTATTTTCTTGCTTACCTTTACTATTCATGTTCGCCCAGTTTCACTATAACGGGGCTTCAAATGAAAGAGGCAACTGCTTCCCTTCAGGTCACTTGAAATCTTTAGTTCCATTTTTCATTTACTTCGACAGGTTTGTATTCCCGTTGGTAACTTTACACCTGAACATTGATCTCTTACTTTATGTGAAAATATCAAGATTCTTAATTAGTAATCTCTCTTTTTAGCCATTTCACTGAAATTGAAAATAGAAACAAGTTCTTTAACAATATCTAACTACTTAATGTTTTTTCTGTCCATAATAATCTTTTCTATTTACCCAATGGATTTCAAATCACCTGAACAAAAATGGATCCTTACATAAATGTTaccttcccaaaaaaaaaaaaaagatccttACATCATCTTCATCACCTGCTTATTGATTCCCTCTTTTTATTCCTGGTACAGTTTTTGTGAGCCTTTGATGGATTCACATGATCATAGTAAAATAAGGTACAAAGAAGAAGAATGCATGCAAGAAGGTCAGCAGGCTTGCAAAATTCAGTGGAAGGTATCAAAATCTCATATAAATGCTCACATCCTCAGGAAATTGCTTTCTGTGTTTATCAAAGAGATTGTCGAAGGAATGATTGGATATGTAAGCCTCCCAAGGATCATTCTAAAGCTTCTTTCAGATAATGAGACACAGGAATTTGGTGATTTCAAACCTACTATACTGGGGATGCTTGGAACATATGATTTTGAGAGGCGGATTTTGGTAGGTTTCCTTTTATGTTTCTTCCTCATCTTTCCTATCTTGTGAGTACGGCGTGTCAATAAGATTATCATTGCACGCCATTCATTTACTCTATGTAATTTGCTTGTGGTGTTTACTTAAATAGGTTTTTCCTTGTTGTTTGGTGGCTGAATGTATATTCTTTGGCGTACACCTTTTTCTTCATTTGGTTGCTGAAGAATTCCCATATGCTAATCAATGTGTTAAACCCTTCAAGCCTGTGAGTTCTCTCAAGCAAAGATTTTGATTAattgatgaaaatatgaaaaggcgaaataaataataaatgtaCACTTGTGCATGAGTCATCGAAGtccgttttcttttttttttgttgttcatTTTAAAGGTTGTATTCTTGCGTCGGTGACATCCTGTGCAAGTAACTCTTTCTGTTGCTTGGATCCCAATTTCAAAATATCTCTAACTTCTATGTAGAAACCTCAATGTGGAAAACTGATTTGCTTCACTACTTGATGTATTTTGTTTGAATAACCTGAGAGGCGGCGAAACCTCAATCCTGACTTCTAACCAGAACAGCTaacttgaaaaggaaaaaaaaagaacaaaaaaaatttgGTAATTTTCTGTGGAATTAGTTGTTCATATCAGCAAAGTAATACCACTGCATTAAACATTCCACTTGCCATTTTATCCTGTTAAGGTTTTCAGGGtttccccttctttttttttggggtggggggtgggggggtggggggggggtgGGGCGCTCAATAAGTTCTAGGTCTTCAAGGCTCCACTCTTTTCTGATAAAGGATTTAGACCTGGACTCTTAAAGTAACTTTACCTACCTATGACACTGATTCTTAGTCAAAGCTGTCATGCAGTATTTTCATAGTGACAACTTCCATACTCTGTTACAGGACACTGCTAAATCATTG harbors:
- the LOC107824789 gene encoding uncharacterized protein LOC107824789 isoform X2, producing the protein MELDLDSFLESHADDDDDDHLLRHRTVDEILLNHSSSSSSSSSSSSPSPPSSPSAAHGHNYLDRRSLSVDSSSQSTEPRAKSISSKQSSEFSSPPAGQSVLPPFFNGVIRSNSKPGDALAAAVAASRSIPAPRAAAIKSRRASSAVLQRALESDALPSIAPPTHNETNVSDKNLNTFGRSGFLHEIGSENIDLEVDRKDQFQAAQAQLSDMDKTSREVSTVDAGQDNTSFAGDDVSEMEEFSNKSNLKEAPTYTGTLVEFPTRTEKDLIFNESSGLDEIEDRKVQSLSGGEDNVASADSSEEAATNEILSSPVYGSLSDEDSTEKDGAKHELENVISQSKEEDISSHGDENDSLNDAASIIEELVLQGESMRDSTTPLKKYHSALKPLELAEEAEKKQAFTAMHLEEGAAAQPMRLDGVHRGSNVLGYFDVDDNNTITQTLLSQAFRREHGSSQVLAVHLNYIAVGMSRGSILVMPSRYSPHHADDMDAKMLVFGLPRDRPQVPVTSLSFNQQGDLLFAGYGDGHYTVWDVQRASVLKVVTEHKAPVVHLLYLGQDSQVTRQFNVLSGDTKGVVKLSRFKVLPLINMISLSKSQEILTENNSTTICAVPLLSGESYGGAMVASLDGGNPSLIEEGVVIFGTHQYALVAKISPTFKVYAKIARSDGAREGSMPYAAWKKSESMSIETSENVSLLAIAWDRRVQVAKLVKSELKVCWKWTTDSSAVGLAWLDEQILVILTATGRLCLFSKDGNLIHQRSFAMDGSCGDDLMSYHAYFSNAFGNPEKAHHNCLGIRGATLYILRPSQLVVSRLLSWKERIEVLHKGGDWTSALNMAMSLYDGRAQAVIDLPSNLDDVQKTLIPYLVQLLLSYVDEVFSYIAVASGNQHGQSGQSNESKYDANFVHPDIKEQYTVVGGVSVEFCLHIKRLDVLFDEIFPKFDAVNHKDTFLELLEPYILKDMLGSLPPEIMQALVEHYSTKGWLQRVEQCVLHMDMLSLDFNQVVRLCREHMLHGALIYLFNKGLDDFRTPLEELFFILRDSKRESATALGYKMLVYLKYCFQGLAFPPGRGTLPPTRVPSLKRELVQFLLEEASSPNSSTAMCLPYSVPHPNLLSLLELDTEATLDVFRYAFVEGGNESFSPAWNPANLKTETTEIDILAIEGENLVQKVVDVLAAILDMSYFQTGGSFNSKDERCTDIWPTKKDIEYILDFISFFITFEKATVSKDTLRQILEYLTLGNETYPNVSGRIVETFNRRQKQLTALLEVLPEEDWDAHYLLNLCERGQLHQVCGLIHAIRHQYLSALDSYMKAVDEPILAFIFIDSMLRQPRGKESDAFRSAVISRIPDLLKLNREGTFFLIVNHLGEEKDYILSQLRSNPESLFLYLKALIEVHSTGTLNFSSLRKDNASDFRGSKKLMSSEVYLESLSDLPKLLQNYPIHITDEMTELYIELLCRYEPKSVLGFLETFESYRVERCLRLCQEYGIVDAAAFLLERVGDIGSALLLVISTLNEKFILLDTAVESKHCDAAPEHFKAILSKKEVTDILDILRTCIGLCQRNSPRLDPDEAESLWFQLLDSFCEPLMDSHDHSKIRYKEEECMQEGQQACKIQWKVSKSHINAHILRKLLSVFIKEIVEGMIGYVSLPRIILKLLSDNETQEFGDFKPTILGMLGTYDFERRILVFPCCLVAECIFFGVHLFLHLVAEEFPYANQCVKPFKPVSSLKQRF